Below is a genomic region from Phycobacter azelaicus.
GGCCCTGCGCTGACCCGTTCCCCCTTGGCCAGCTACCCTTGGGCGCCCTAAGAAGCGATCAGCTGTTGTGAAGGGGGCTGAGCCTGTTTTGGCTCAGATGCTTGCCAGCCGTCAGACCATTAACCTTTTCCACGATTGCAGCCGCGTCGATACCGTGATGGCCATAAAGGTCCTGAATGGTACCGGTCTGGCCGAAGTGCTCGACTCCGAGAGGGATCGTTCTGTGTCCCTGCACCGCTCCCAGCCAGGATAGTGAGGCGGGGTGGCCGTCGATCACGGTGACCAGTTTGCAATGGGGCGGAAGGCCCGCCATCAGGGTCTCGATGTGAGATTGCGCCTGTGCATTGCCACGAGACCGCGCCCGCTGCGCGGCAGTCCAGCCTGCGTTCAGCCGGTCGGCCGAGGTCACCGCCAGCACGCCCACATCACGCCGCCCTTCACCGATCACCCCGGCAGCTTTGATCGCCTCCGGCGCAACTGCGCCCTGATAAGCGATCACCACTTCGCAATTGGGCCCCGGTTTGCGCAGCCAGTAGGCACCATCGATCGCGCCCTGTCGGAAATCCTCGTCGACACGTTTGCCAGGCTGCTCGATCGGGTTCGTGGTCAAACGCAGATAGACGGAGCCACCGGTCTCATCGCGCAACCAGGTGCGCTCGTCCGGGTCGCCTTCCCCGTCCCGTTGAACATAATCAAACGCCCACTCCATGATCACCGCCAATTCATCGGCAAAGGCAGGCTCAAACGAGGCCAGCCCATCCTGGCTCATCCCGATCAGGGGCGAGCCAACGGATTGATGCGCGCCGCCTTCGGGCGCCAGGGTCACACCGGATGGCGTGCCAACGAGGATGAAGCGCGCATCCTGATAACAGGCATAATTCAGTGCATCGAGGCCGCGTGCCACGAAGGGGTCATAGACCGTGCCGATGGGGATCAGGCGCTTACCGAACAGGGAATGCGACAGGCCCGCAGCCCCCAAAAGCAGCATCAGGTTCATCTCGGCAATGCCAAGTTCGATATGCTGGCCTTTTGGCGTAAACTCCCATTTCGCGGTCGAGGGGATGCGGTTCTCGATAAAGGCATCGGCCTGCGCGGTCCGGGCAAACAGCTTGCGCCGGTTCACCCATGGGCCAAGACTGGTGGTGCCGGTCACATCCGGCGAGGTGGTCACGATACGGTCCGCCAGCGTACTGTCGCCCTTTGACAGATCATCAAGGATCTTGCCAAAGGCCATCTGCGTCGAGATTTCGCGCGAGGTGTCGATGGCAATCGACGGTACGGCCAGTTTGTCGTCCTGATACCGGCGCGTGCCCTTGGCAAAGAAGGGCACCTGAGACAGAAAATCGCGCAACGCGGCCCGGTCCTGCACCGCTGCCATAGGTTCCCACTCTTCGCCTGGCTCTACGCCCATGTGTTTCTGCCAATCCGCAAACTGGGCCTTGTTCATCAGTCCGCCGTGGTTGTCCTTGTGCCCCGCAATGGGGGTGCCCCAGCCCTTGATGGTGTAGGCCAGGAAACAGGTCGGGCGGTCGTGGTCGATAGCGGCAAAGGTTTCGGCCATGGTTTCAACGCAGTTGCCGCCAAGGTTTTCCATCAGGGCGGCCAGTTCCGCATCGCTGCGCCGCTCGATCAAGGCCGTCACATCCCCCTGATCGCCAAGGTCATCCATCAGCCGCTTGCGCCAGACAGCCCCACCCATGAAGGTGAGCGCGGAATACTCCTGGTTGGGGCAGGCATCGATCCAGTCTCGCAAGCGGTCCCCACCCGGTTCTTCAAAGGCAGCCCGTTGCAAAACCCCGTGCTTGATGCGCACCACGTCCCAGCCGAAGGCATCAAAAATCTTTTCGATCCGCTCAAACAGCCCCTCGCGGACAATCCCGTCCAGCGACTGACGGTTGTAGTCGATGATCCACCAGGTATTGCGCAGATCGTTTTTCCAGCCTTCCTGAAGGGCCTCGTAGATATTGCCCTCATCCAGTTCCGCATCGCCGACCAGCGCCACCATGCGCCCCATCGGAGCGCCCCTGCCCCAGTCTTTGGCCGCGACATAGTCCTGGATGAGCGAAGCAAAGGAGGTGATCGCCACGCCCAACCCGACAGAGCCAGTGGAGAAATCGACATCGTCAATATCCTTGGTGCGGCTGGGGTAGGATTGCACGCCGCCAAAGCCGCGGAAGTTTTCCATCTTCTCGCGGGTCTGATTGCCCATCAGGTATTGCATCGCATGAAAAATGGGAGAGGCATGGGGTTTCACAGCCACCCGGTCCTCGGGCCGCAGGGCCGAGAAATAGAGCGCGGTCATGATGGACACCATTGAGGCAGACGACGCCTGATGCCCGCCGATCTTGATCCCGTCCACCTTGGGACGCAGGTGATTGGCATTGTGGATCATCCAGTGGGACAGCCACAACAGGCGCTGCTCAACGGTCTTGAGGTGAGTCAGATCGGCGGACATGGCGCTTTCCTTATTCGGCGGCGTGTTTCGTTGCAGTCGGCAGGGCCTGCTCCAGATCCTGCAGGATGTCGTCGACGTCTTCCAGCCCCACGGAGAGACGGATCAGCCCGTCGCTGATGCCATGTAGCGCGCGCTCTTCGGCCGTGTAGGTCGAATGTGTCATCGAGGCCGGGTGCTGGATCAGTGTTTCCGCATCGCCCAGAGAAACCGCGCGCTGGATCATCTTGAGACGGTTCATGAACGCAATGCCGCCAGCCATGCCGCCTTTGACTTCAAAGGCAATCATCGCGCCGGGCTCATCCATCTGGCGGGCCGCCAGATCAAACTGGTCAAAGCACTCAAGACCCGGAAAGTGCACCTGCTGAACAGCGGGATGCGCCTGGAGGTATTCAGCCACGGTTTCCGCCGAGGCGCAGTGCCGCTCCATACGCAGGGCAAGGGTCTTGAGACCGCGCAGGATGAGCATGGCGTTGAAGGGCGCCATTACCGCTCCGGTCATGTCCTTCATGCCCACAAGGCGGATTTCAGTAATCTGCTCGGCCGTGCCCGCAACCAGGCCCGCCACTACATCACCGTGACCTCCAAGATATTTGGTTGCCGAGTGTACGACGATATCGGCGCCCAGTTCGATCGGGCGCGTTAGGTATGGTGTGGCATAGGTATTGTCGACCACGACTTGTGCACCTGCCGCATGAGCAATCTCGGAGGCGGCGGCGATGTCGACAAGGCGCATGTTTGGATTGGCGGGTGTCTCGAAATAGACCACACGGGTCTTATCCGAGATTGCCGCGCGCAGGTTCTCGACGTCGGTCATATCCACATGGGTAATGGTCACGCCCCATTTTGCCAGCCCGTGCCGCATGAAGGCAAAGGTGCAGCCATAAAGGGTCTTGTCCACAATGACCTCGTCCCCCGGCGACAGGAGGGTCCAAAGAACGGCCGTGACCGCCCCCATGCCGCTGGCCATGGCCAAACCGGCCTCTGCCCCTTCCAAGGTTGCAATACGCTGCTCAAGCAGATCGCAGGTCGGGTTCGAGATCCGGGAGTAAATATGCCCGGCACGGTCACCGGCAAAGGTCTCACCACCGGCCTCGGCAGTCTCGAAAGCGAAGGTGGACGTCAGATGCAACGGAGGCGTCAGCGCGCCCTCGTTCTGCATCGGATCATAGGCATGGTGAATGGCGCGTGTAGCAAAACTCTTGGGGGCGGACATTGGGATCTCCTGTATCTATTTTGGCCATTGTCACAATTCCTTCGGCTATTTGCTTGCCAATATTGCCCTCTGGATGCCAAATATTGGAATATTATGCCAATATGGGGTCCCTATGGACGACAAAGATCGCCAGATCATCCGTGCCCTGCAACGGGATGGCCGCATGACCAACCAGGATCTTGCCGCCGCAGTAAACCTGTCACCCTCCCCCTGTTTGCGCAGGGTCCGCAACCTCGAACGCAACGCCATCATCCAGGGCTACAGCGCCGATGTGGATGCCTCCGCCTATGGGCTGTCGATCATGGTTTTCGTGCGCATCCGTCTGGAGCGCCACAACGAGGCCGATGTGAAGAATTTCGAGAGCCGCGTACGCATGATCGACGAAGTGCTGGAATGTCACGTCATGACAGGGGCGATGGATTACCAATTGCGGGTTCTTGTGCCTGACCTGGAAGCCTATGAAGACTTCATTCGCAATCGCATCCACCCCATCGGCGGCATCGCATCCATCGACACCAGTTTTGTCTACGGAACGGTCAAAAGGACGGCCGTCTTCCCTCAGTCGCGGTAGCCGACGCGTCTGACCACACACTCTATCGTTCTGGTCATCCATTCAATCGCTCAGGGTCCTCGCATTCGGGGCCAACGAAGGTTGGGACCGCACCGCTGGCATTGGATCGAAGCCCGTGCCATCATGACTGCAACAGGGAGGATCCACGATGATCACCGAAATCGTTACGTTCAAGATCAACAAGGACATGAACCGGGAGCGCGTGATTGCGCTGTTCGAGGAGAGCGCGGAGATCTGGCGCGCGCACCCGAAGTTGCACCGCAAGAACTACCTTTATGACCCCGAAAGTGGCGTAGCTGGCGGCGTCTATACGTGGGAGAGTATTGCAGACGCGCAGGAAGCGCATGGTGAGGCTTTTCTGGCCCGCGTCGCCGAGACCTTCGGCAGCACGCCGCATTTCCAGTACTATGACACGCCCGTAGTCGTGCAGAACCGCACCGCAGCGGATTAAGTGCTCCCCCAAACCTCTGCCCCGGTGCACCTGTGAAACCAGCCGCTAGCCCTTGCCTTGCAGGATTTCCACAAGCGCCGCCGTCAACGCGGCGTTGGTCACCGGTTTGGTCAACTGTGCATAGACCCGAAGATCAGGCGGCAGACTGTCCCGGTCACCATACCCGGTGACGAACAGGAACGGGATGTTCTTTTCCGCAAGCTTCTGAGCCACCGGGATGCTCGTTCCACGGTGCCCCAAATTGATATCGAGCACGGCAAAATCCTGCCGACCAAGCCGGTCAAGCAAGGCAAGCGCATCATCGACCTGCGCCACGATTTCCACATTGGCAACGCCGAGTTCGATCAACTGATCCCGCATCGCGCGGGCAATGACAAAATTGTCTTCGACCAGAAGACAGGTCCTTCCGGCCAGCAGCGCGCGCAATTGCTCGCTATGGCCAGCCTGCGCATGCTGTGGTGCATTGGACGTGTCCGGTCTTTGAAACTCCGGATCCAACTGTGTCCGAGGCAGGAACAGGTGGGCCTCAACGCCACCGGCTTCAAAGGACAATGTAGCACGGCCATCCAGCTCATGCGGAATCGCCTCTGAGATCAAGGTAGATCCAAAGCCGAGCGTCCTTGGCGCGATGACCTGCGGCCCGCCTTTTTCGGCCCAGTCGATCTCCAGCCCGTGCTCTGTTTGGTTCAAGGTGATGCCAACTTGTCCCTCCTCATTTGACAGGGCTCCATATTTTACCGCATTCGTGACCAACTCATGGATCACCAGCGAAAAGATGGGCGCAACATCTGCGCGCAGCGCTCCTGCAGTTCCGCTTATCTTGCAGCGGCTCAGGCGATCTGAGCCAAAGGGATCGAATTCCTGTGTGATCAGATCGATGATCGGGACCGACGCAACCATATGCCCCGAAGCCAGATCGTGACTGGCCGCCAGCGCCTCAATGCGCGACTCGAGCGATTTGGAGTAGGATGCCAAGGATCCATAGCTGCTCGCACGGGCCTGGCGCGATACGGATCGGATCAGGGCAAGGATGTTGCGCACCCTGTGGTTCAACTCATCGATCATGATTTTCTGTTGACGATTCAGCGAGGTGATCAGCACACGGCGCTCCACCGAATTGGCCAGCGACCAGATCCTGCGGCAGAAATACAGGTCCAACTCGCTCCAGGGGCGACAGCAGCCATGGATCTCTTCCAGATAGGTCGAGAAAGAGCCCCGCGGGGTCAGGCGAGAGACACCATCGATGTTGTCTATGGTCTTTTCCGGGTTTCCCGCCCAGGAAACCTCACGCGCGTGTTCTGCACGAAACAGGAGAACCGCACGATCTGTCACCGGCGCAAACAACACAGCACCGGCGCATCCGTTCAAGGCATTGGAAAACCGAGGGAATGCTTCACTCAGGTTTTCAAAGCTCTCCAGATCATCGGCCCCCTGCGCGCGCTCCACCAGGCATTCGAGCAACGGCTCTGCCGGAACTTTGCCAAATTGGCGACGCCTCCCCCCTTGCGAGACAACCAGGCCGCAGCCTCCGACAATATCCTGTACGGTTCTGGCAAAAGATGAAAAGCCAGCGGCGTCATCGAGATCGCCCAAGATGGCATCGCCGATACGCTCGACCTTTTCCATCATCGCGATACGCTCCTGCTGGATCAAAAGCTGCAGCTTGGTGGAGAAGGCGCGCAAAACGCCTTGAAGCAACGTGCGCAGCGCTGGTGCCGGGACACGTGGCCTGCTTTGATGGAAAGAAATGATGCCCCAAAGCTGGCCGCCCACCATGACCGACAAGGTCAGCGTGGCCGCAGATCCCATATTGCGCAGGTATGCCATATGCACCTGCGACACACCGCGTGACGAGGCAAGCGTGATATCCAGGGGCGCTGCGCTCTCGTCTGCCGCCAGAATGGGCACCGGCACCTGTCCAACGTCAGTGATAAACCGAAGCGGCACGCGCCCCATGATCGCGCGCGCCTGCGCAGGGATATCAAAGCTGGGAAAGCGCAGACCGACATAGCTTTTTAGACCAATGCGCGTGTGCTCGGCGAGCACCTCGCCATTCCATTCAGCATCAAAGCGATAGACCATGACCCTGTCATATCCGCTAAGCTGTTGAAACAGTGCAGTTGCCGTCTCAAAAAGCGCGCTCTGCGACGTGCAGCTTTCCAATTCCTCTACCAGAAAGTTTAACGTCGCGAGACTGTCCGCCCCACCCAGATCCATGTCCGGTTCAGGTTCCATTTCCAGAACAACGACGTCGCCGCTTTGAAAGGCGGATATGGCGACCATCTGCCCGTGCACACAATACGACCCAAGTCCCCGGGCTTTTGCTGTAAAGCCAGGCAGCGCTCGGGCATTGCTCAGCGCGTGCCAGACTGATCGATCCAAATGGTCCGATACCGGGGCGCCCAGCAGGGCATCGGCCGTGACCGGCAGGATCGTATTGATGTTTTCACTCACATACCGCGCTCTGGTGGTTTCAGGTTCAATTGCAACAAGGCATGCATGGGGCTGCACGGTCCCAGGGATATGCACAGGTTCAGCGGCGCATTGTTCCAAAGCGTTCTGGATTTCCTGGTCCGTCAGATCCTGGGACATGTTGAACGCCTTTCAAGAATTCATGTCATTTGCGCCAAATAGGCGTATGCTAGCCAAGAGTAGCATGGGAGCCGCCACGTAGAGCAACAGGGCTCAGGCAAAAGATGAAGAAGGGGCGCAGTTTGGGGAAAATACTCCTTATGGACGATGAGGTCGCCTTTGCCTCCTTCGTCGCAGCGCGCCTGCGTCGAACCGGGTATCTGGTGGATGTTGCGCCGGATGCTTCACGGGCAAAGGTTCTATTGTCCGAAGGTGACTATGACGTGGTGATCGCGGATATCATCGTAAAAGCCAATGGTCGTCCATTGCCCGACGGCGGCATTTCCCTGATCGGCTGGATGCGTTCTCCGGGACAGAAACAGCCCGCGCTGCGCAAGGTACCCATTGTCGCGATCAGCGGATCTACACGGCATTCAGGCATGGAGAACATCCTGACCACTGCTGCGGGGTTGGGAGCGACGGCCACCCTGGCAAAACCGTTTGAGATGGATGCATTGCTGGATTTGCTGGAAAAGATAATCGAACGCAAAGATCCCGCCGTCACATCCGGTTAAAGCGGACAGCCACCAAAAAAGCACAATCCAACTTCCGGATCGCAACGCGGCGCGCGCTAGACTGCCAGGCGCTTGGAGCCCAGCGCGCCTATGGCGTGTCCAGCGTGGTGATCGCGCGCAGGATGCCCTGCCTTAACGCCCGCGTCGCTTCACATTTCCGCCTCTCTGGCCCGCCCGCCCCGCGGTCGAGCGGCCACGCGATTTTGTTGCGGCCTCCGAGGCCGCCTCAACAGCCGACTGGCGCGCCAGCGGATCGTCCGAAACGGCAAGATCCACCGCCTCGAGCCGTTTTATCTCATCCCGCAATCGCGCTGCCTCTTCGAATTCAAGGTTCTCTGCGGCCTTGCGCATCTCCTCGCGCAGACCATTCAGGTGCGCTTCAAGGTTGGCGCCATGCATCGGCTTGTCGATATTGGCGGTGACGCGGTTCATGTCCACATCGCCCTGGTAGAGCCCCGCCAGC
It encodes:
- a CDS encoding response regulator — encoded protein: MDDEVAFASFVAARLRRTGYLVDVAPDASRAKVLLSEGDYDVVIADIIVKANGRPLPDGGISLIGWMRSPGQKQPALRKVPIVAISGSTRHSGMENILTTAAGLGATATLAKPFEMDALLDLLEKIIERKDPAVTSG
- a CDS encoding 1-deoxy-D-xylulose-5-phosphate synthase N-terminal domain-containing protein, with the translated sequence MSADLTHLKTVEQRLLWLSHWMIHNANHLRPKVDGIKIGGHQASSASMVSIMTALYFSALRPEDRVAVKPHASPIFHAMQYLMGNQTREKMENFRGFGGVQSYPSRTKDIDDVDFSTGSVGLGVAITSFASLIQDYVAAKDWGRGAPMGRMVALVGDAELDEGNIYEALQEGWKNDLRNTWWIIDYNRQSLDGIVREGLFERIEKIFDAFGWDVVRIKHGVLQRAAFEEPGGDRLRDWIDACPNQEYSALTFMGGAVWRKRLMDDLGDQGDVTALIERRSDAELAALMENLGGNCVETMAETFAAIDHDRPTCFLAYTIKGWGTPIAGHKDNHGGLMNKAQFADWQKHMGVEPGEEWEPMAAVQDRAALRDFLSQVPFFAKGTRRYQDDKLAVPSIAIDTSREISTQMAFGKILDDLSKGDSTLADRIVTTSPDVTGTTSLGPWVNRRKLFARTAQADAFIENRIPSTAKWEFTPKGQHIELGIAEMNLMLLLGAAGLSHSLFGKRLIPIGTVYDPFVARGLDALNYACYQDARFILVGTPSGVTLAPEGGAHQSVGSPLIGMSQDGLASFEPAFADELAVIMEWAFDYVQRDGEGDPDERTWLRDETGGSVYLRLTTNPIEQPGKRVDEDFRQGAIDGAYWLRKPGPNCEVVIAYQGAVAPEAIKAAGVIGEGRRDVGVLAVTSADRLNAGWTAAQRARSRGNAQAQSHIETLMAGLPPHCKLVTVIDGHPASLSWLGAVQGHRTIPLGVEHFGQTGTIQDLYGHHGIDAAAIVEKVNGLTAGKHLSQNRLSPLHNS
- a CDS encoding HWE histidine kinase domain-containing protein: MSQDLTDQEIQNALEQCAAEPVHIPGTVQPHACLVAIEPETTRARYVSENINTILPVTADALLGAPVSDHLDRSVWHALSNARALPGFTAKARGLGSYCVHGQMVAISAFQSGDVVVLEMEPEPDMDLGGADSLATLNFLVEELESCTSQSALFETATALFQQLSGYDRVMVYRFDAEWNGEVLAEHTRIGLKSYVGLRFPSFDIPAQARAIMGRVPLRFITDVGQVPVPILAADESAAPLDITLASSRGVSQVHMAYLRNMGSAATLTLSVMVGGQLWGIISFHQSRPRVPAPALRTLLQGVLRAFSTKLQLLIQQERIAMMEKVERIGDAILGDLDDAAGFSSFARTVQDIVGGCGLVVSQGGRRRQFGKVPAEPLLECLVERAQGADDLESFENLSEAFPRFSNALNGCAGAVLFAPVTDRAVLLFRAEHAREVSWAGNPEKTIDNIDGVSRLTPRGSFSTYLEEIHGCCRPWSELDLYFCRRIWSLANSVERRVLITSLNRQQKIMIDELNHRVRNILALIRSVSRQARASSYGSLASYSKSLESRIEALAASHDLASGHMVASVPIIDLITQEFDPFGSDRLSRCKISGTAGALRADVAPIFSLVIHELVTNAVKYGALSNEEGQVGITLNQTEHGLEIDWAEKGGPQVIAPRTLGFGSTLISEAIPHELDGRATLSFEAGGVEAHLFLPRTQLDPEFQRPDTSNAPQHAQAGHSEQLRALLAGRTCLLVEDNFVIARAMRDQLIELGVANVEIVAQVDDALALLDRLGRQDFAVLDINLGHRGTSIPVAQKLAEKNIPFLFVTGYGDRDSLPPDLRVYAQLTKPVTNAALTAALVEILQGKG
- a CDS encoding methionine gamma-lyase, giving the protein MSAPKSFATRAIHHAYDPMQNEGALTPPLHLTSTFAFETAEAGGETFAGDRAGHIYSRISNPTCDLLEQRIATLEGAEAGLAMASGMGAVTAVLWTLLSPGDEVIVDKTLYGCTFAFMRHGLAKWGVTITHVDMTDVENLRAAISDKTRVVYFETPANPNMRLVDIAAASEIAHAAGAQVVVDNTYATPYLTRPIELGADIVVHSATKYLGGHGDVVAGLVAGTAEQITEIRLVGMKDMTGAVMAPFNAMLILRGLKTLALRMERHCASAETVAEYLQAHPAVQQVHFPGLECFDQFDLAARQMDEPGAMIAFEVKGGMAGGIAFMNRLKMIQRAVSLGDAETLIQHPASMTHSTYTAEERALHGISDGLIRLSVGLEDVDDILQDLEQALPTATKHAAE
- a CDS encoding Lrp/AsnC family transcriptional regulator, with product MDDKDRQIIRALQRDGRMTNQDLAAAVNLSPSPCLRRVRNLERNAIIQGYSADVDASAYGLSIMVFVRIRLERHNEADVKNFESRVRMIDEVLECHVMTGAMDYQLRVLVPDLEAYEDFIRNRIHPIGGIASIDTSFVYGTVKRTAVFPQSR